The Agrococcus sp. ARC_14 DNA segment GGTCTTGCCCGCCTCGCTCGCGGCGACCTCCATGAGCTCGGCGCGTCGCACCTCGAGCTCGTGCCCGACGCGGTGCAGGATCTCGGCGCGCGCGTCGCCCGAGAGACTGCGCCACGACTCGTTGGCGGCGATGCCGGTCTCGATGACTGCGTCGAGCGCCGCAGCGTCGCGGAGCGTGGCCGCCTCGACGGCGTCGACGCCGAGGCGCGATGCCTTCGAGCGCTCGCGGATGCCCGCGGCCCAGGCCTGGTTGGCGGGCAGCGAGGGGTCGGTGTCGGGGGCGTTGCGGAAGCCGTCGTCCGTGACGGGTGTGACCGCATCCGCCCGGTTCTGCACCCGGTGCGTGCCGGGCGCCTCCGCGGCGAGGCCGTCGAGCGAGGCGAGGAAGCGATCGTGCTCGCGATCGAAGAGCGGCTGCGAGCTGGCGAGCTCGAAGACGGCCGACATGAAGTTCTCGCGACTGGCGCCCTCCTCGAGGCGGCGGATCAGGTACGCGATCGCCACGTCGAACTCGGCGGGGTGCACGACCGGCGTGTAGAGCAGCAGGCCGCCGACGTCGCGGCGCACGACCTCTGCCTGGCCCTGCGCCATGCCCAGCAGCATCTCGAACTCGAGGCCGGTGGTGATGCCGCGCTGCTTGCCCAGCAGCCACGCGAAGGCGACGTCGAAGAGGTTGTGACCTGCGACGCCGAGCTCGACGTTGCCGATGCGCTCGGGGGTGAGCGCCCAGGTGAGCACGCGCTTGTAGTGGGTGTCGCTGTCCTGCTTCGTGTGCCAGGTGGCGAGCGGCCAGTCATGGATCGACGCCTCGACGCGCTCCATCGGCAGGTTCGCGCCCTTCACGAGGCGCACCTTCACGCTCGCACCGCCCTTGGCACGGCGCTCGGCAGCCCAGGCCTGCAGCCGCTGCATCGCCGGCAGCGCGTCCGGCAGGTAGGCCTGCAGCACGATGCCGCCGCGGTACTGCTCGAGGCCGGGCGTCTCCAGGATCCGCGTGAAGACCGCCATGGTCATCTCGAGATCCTTGTACTCCTCCATGTCGAGGTTGATGAAGGTGTTCGTCTCGGCCGCGCGCCGGTAGAGCGGCAGCAGCCGCTCGATCACGTGCCCGACCGCGGCGTCGAAGGCCCACGCCTGGTGGGGAGCCGTGGTGGCGGAGACCTTGATCGAAACGTAGTCGACGTCGTCGCGCTCGATGAGCGCCATGGTGCCGTCGAGGCGGCGCTTGGCCTCGCGATCGCCCAGCACGGCCTCGCCGAGCAGGTTGACGTTCAGCCGTGCCCCGGTGGCGCGGATGCGCTTGATCGCGGCACCCAGTCGGGCGTCGGTCGCGTCGATGATGAGGTGCCCGACCATCTCGCGCAGCACCCGGCGCGCGATCGGCACGACGATCTGCGGGGCGAGCGGGGCGACGCCGCCGCCGAGCTTGAGCGCCTGGCGCATCGGCCAGGGCAGGAACGAGGGCGCGTCGCCGGCGATGGAGCGCAGCGTGCGGGCGGCCACGTGCACGTCCTCAGGGCGCACGACGCCGTCGACGAACGACACTGCGAAGTCGAGGCCCTTGGGGTCGCGCAGCACACCGGCGAGCTGCTCGGCGCTGGAGTCGGAGGGGATCTGCTCCGCCTGCTCGAGCCAGGTGCGCACCTGCTCGACGATCTGCGGCGCGAGCGCCTGCAGCTCCTGGAGCTCGGCCTGCGAGACCTCGGCGGCGCTGTCCTGCTGCGCGTGCTTCGGCTCGACGTGCTTCTCGGTGGCGGCTGCGCCCATGCGGCTGCCCTCTCTCGCTGGTGCGCCCTCGGAGAGGTGCACGGGTGTCCGGTCGCGGTGGTGTCCGGGTCGCGCTGACATGCGCGTCGCGGCCAGTCTGCCGCTCCGCATCGTTCAGGTACAGTGACGGTTGGCGATGATTTTGCATCGCTTTGACTGATGCTTTGAGGGAGGTCGCCCGTGCTCGACGTCCGCCGCCTGCGACTGCTCCGCGAGCTGCGCCTGCGCGGCACGATCGCAGCCGTCGCAGCCGCGCTCGCCTACGCGCCGAGCGCCGTCTCGCAGCAGCTCACGGCGCTCGAGCGCGAGGTGGGCGTGCCGCTCACCCGCAAGCAGGGCCGCCGCCTCGCCCTCACCCCGCAGGGTGAGCTGCTCGCCCAGCACGCGGAGCACATCCTCGCCCAGCTCGAGACGGCTGAGCGCGCCGTCGCGGCATCCCTCGACCGGCCGATCGGCACCGTGCGCGTCGCCGTCTTCCAGTCCGCTGCCCTCTCGCTCGTGCCCGCGATGCTGCGCATCCTCGCCGACACCGCGCCCGAGGTGCGCGTCGAGATGGTGCAGCGCGAGCCCGAGACGGCGCTCTATGACACCCACGTGGGCGACTTCGATCTCGTCGTCGCCGAGCAGTACCCGGGGCACGCGGCGCCGCAGCATCTGGGGCTCGACCGCGAGGTGCTCATGACGGATGCGCTGCGGCTCGCGGTGCCGCCCGGCAGCGAGATCGGGTCGCTGACCGACGCCGCGGCGCACCCGTGGGTGATGGAGCCGCAGGGCGCGGCGTCGCGGCACTTCGGCGAGCAGCAGTGCAGGGTGGCGGGCTTCGAGCCCGATGTGCGATTCGCGACCGCCGACCTGCAGGCGCAGATGCGGCTCATCGAGACCGGCCACGCGGTCGGCATCATGAACGACCTCACCTGGGTCGACACGGAGGTGCGCTTCCGGGCGCTGCCGCTGCCCGGGGCACCCCGGCGCGAGGTGTTCACCGCGGCCCGCGCCGCCTCGAGCGGCTCCCCGGCCATCGCCGCCGTACGCGAGGCGCTGCGTGGGGCGGTACCCGCCGTGGTCTCCGGCGGGTAGCGAGACGCGCGAGCCGTCGGTGCTCGCAGCCGAGGCTCGCTAGCGTGGAGGCTCACACCCGAGGGAGACCCATGGGCCTGTTCACACCCAAGCGACCGATCGAGATCGCTGAGCGACCCCTCCGCGCCCCCTGGTCGCTGTGGGCCGACACGTTCGGCCGGCTCGCGACGCGCGCGCTGCAGATCATCCTGGTGCTCATCGTCGTCGCCGGCATGGTCTTCGCGATGACGCAGCTCACCGTCGTCATCATCCCCGTGATGCTCGCGCTCATCCTCGCGGCCGCCTTCGCGCCCGTGATGGGGTGGATGCGTCGCCGGGGCGTGCCGTCGGTGCTCGCGACCGTCCTCGCGCTGCTGGCGATCGTGGTCGTGCTCGGTGGTGTCGTGTGGCTCATCGTCAACGCGGTGCGCGATCAGTTCGGCGAGCTCGTCGATCAAGCGAGCGAGGGATTCGACCGGGTCGTCGAATGGGTCACGACTCTGCCGTTCGCCCCAACGGACGACCAGATCACCGGAGCGCGCGACGCCGTGGTCGAGTTCCTGACGAGCGCGCAGTTCGGCTCCGGTGCGCTGGCGGGCGTGAGCGCCGCCGCGAGCTTCGTCACGGGGCTCGTGCTGATGGTCGTCGTGCTGTTCTTCTTCCTCAAGGACGGACCTCGCATCTGGGAGTTCCTGCTGCGCCCCTTCGAGGGCGAGCCCTACGCGCGCGCCAAGCGCATCGGCGGCAAGACCGTCGAGACGCTCGGCGGGTACGTGCGCGGCACCGCCACCGTCGCGTTCGTGGATGCCGTCGGCATCGGCGTCGTGCTCTGGATCATGCAGGTGCCGCTCGCGCTGCCGCTCGCCGTGCTCGTGTTCCTGCTCGCGTTCATCCCGCTGGTCGGCGCCACCGTCGCCGGAGCACTCGCGACGCTCGTCGCGCTCGTCGCCAACGACTGGATCTCTGCGCTGATCGTCCTGGGCGCCGTCATCGTCGTGAATCAGCTCGAGGGCAACTTCCTGCAACCGGTGGTCATGGGCCGCTCGCTCAAGCTGCACGCCCTCGTCATCCTCATCGCCCTGACCGTGGGCACCGTGCTCGGCGGCATCGTCGGCGCGGTGCTCTCGGTGCCGATCGCCGCGGTGGCGTGGGGCATCACGCAGGTGTGGGATGGCGACGACCGGCCGGCCCGCATGTTCCGGCAGAAGCGGCCGGAGATCGCGTAGCCGATCGATCTCTGCAACTGCAGCTGCAGCTGCAGCCGCAGCCTCGATCAGGCGGCCGCGGGCCTGCGGACGCGACTGAGCGCGATGAGCACGAGGCTGATCGCGATGCCCGCGAAGAGCACCCAGGGCAGCGAGCCTGGGCCGAGCGTGTCGAAGGCGATGGCACCCAGCAGCGCGCCGCCGCCGATGCCGGTGTTGAAGCCCGTCGTGTACCAGGCCATGGCCGGCTGCAGCAGTCGCTCTGGCGTCGCCTCGAGCAGCCGCGTCTGCAGCAGCGGCGGCAGCGCGCCCATCGCGAGGCCCCACACCAGCACGGCCGCGAACGTCAACGGCAGCACCGTCGACACCGCGAGCACCAGCATCGTCAGCAGCATCACGATCATGCAGGCGACCACGCCCGCGAGCGGGCGCCCGCCGAGCCAGATGGTGAGCGCGAGCACGGCGATGGCGCCCATCACCCCGTAGGCGAGCAGTGCGGGGCTGAGCCACTCCTCCGGCAGCTGCGCATGCTGCACGAGGAACGGCGAGATGAACGTGTAGAAGGCGTACTGACCGGTCATCGCCAGGGTGGTCGAGATGACCGCGACCACCATGCCGCTCATGGACACGCGCGGGTGATCGACGGGCAGCGCGAGCGACCCCGTCTCGGTCGTGGCGACATCCTTCAGGTGGTCGACGGCCGGCAGCACCCGCCAGACGGCGATGGCCGCGAGCAGGCAGGCGACGCCGAACACGGCGAAGGCCCAGCGCCAGCCGACGGCCTGGCCGAGCAGCGTCGCCAGCGGCAGGCCAAGCACGAAGGCGAGCGAGCCGCCTGCGCTCGTGATGGCGACCGCGCGTCCCAGCTGCGCCGGCGGCACGAGGTAGGCGGCGTAGGCGCCCACCACCGTCCAGAAGACGCCGTGCGCGAGCCCGCCGATGATGCGCATCGCGATGATCCACTCATAGGTGGGCACGATCGCCGTCGCCAGGCACGAGGCGGTGAAGATCAGCAGCACGCCGATCACGAGCGCGTGCCTCGGCAGCCGACGGGTGAGGCGGATGAGCGTGGTCGACGACGCGACGACGGTGAAGGCGAAGACCGACACGAGCAGGCCGATCGCGCTCTCCGAGACGCCGAGGTCGCGGCTCATCGGCAGCACGAGGCCCATCGGCAGCATCTCGATCGAGATGTTGACGAAGATCGAGAGCGCGAGCACGAGCAGCGCCGCCATCGGGAAGGGCTTCGTGGCGGGTTCGGGGGATGCGGTGGGCTCTGACATGGTGCGCAGATGAGCCTAGTCCGGGCGGTCGCCGCCCTAGGATCGAGCCATGCTGACTCCGGATGACGTCGTGCACAGGCGGTTCACCACCACGCGCTTCGGCCAGGGCTACGACCAGGACGAGGTCGACGCCTACCTCGACGAGATCACGGTCACGCTGCGCGGGCACCTCGAGGGTGACGCGGCGGCGATCAATCTGCTCGCCGACGACATCGGTGGGGCGCAGTTCACCACCACGCGATTCCGCGACGGCTACGCGATCAGCGAGGTCGACGACTTCCTCGACGAGGCCGCCGCCGCCCTGCGCGCCCACGAAGCGCGGAGCTGAACTCCGTGGCGATCTAGACTCGACCGGGTGAGCAACCACTGGATCCTGTCGTTCGTCTGCGACGATCGACCGGGCATCGTGCACGCGATCTCGGGCGCGATCGTCGACTGCGGCGGCAACATCACCGAGTCGCAGCAGTTCTCCTCCGCGGACACCGACCGCTTCTTCATGCGGCTGCAGGTCGAGGCTGACGCCGAGCGGGGCGACTTCGAGGCCCGGCTGGCGCCGATCGTCGAGCGGTACGCCATGCAGTGGCAGCTCGATGACGTGGGCCGCCCGCTCAAGGCCCTGGTGCTGGTGTCGAAGGCCGCGCACTGCCTCAACGACATGCTCTTCCGCCAGCGCGCCGGCCAGCTCTCGGTCGACATCCCGCTCGTCATGTCGAACCATCCGGAGCTCGGCTCGCTCGCCGCCTTCTACGACGTGCCCTTCGAGCACCTGCAGGTCACGGATGCGGCCACGAAGGCCGCGTTCGAGCGTCGCGTCCTCGAGGTGGTCGAGGCCGAGGGCATCGAGCTCGTGGTGCTCGCGCGCTACATGCAGATCCTGTCGCCGGAGCTCTGCGCGGCGCTCGAGGGCCGCCTCATCAACATCCACCACTCCTTCCTCCCCGGGTTCAAGGGCGCCAACCCCTACCGCCAGGCGCATGCGCGCGGCGTGAAGCTCATCGGCGCCACCGCGCACTTCGTCACGAGCGATCTCGACGAGGGCCCGATCATCGAGCAGAACGTCGTGCGCGTCGACCACGCGCACTCCCCCGCGCAGCTCGTCGCGATCGGTCAGGACGAGGAGTCGCGCACGCTCTCGCGCGCCGTGCAGTGGATCGCCGAGGATCGCGTGCTGCTCGACGGCCAGCGCACCATCATCTTCCGCTGAGCGACGCCGGGTTCACCGGCAGTTCACCCGTGCTGCGGCGTGCCGTCGCCTGCGAGGGCTAGCGTGTGGCTCGTCCCTGCACCCCAACGGAGTGGAATCCATGCGCGCACGCACCCTGCTCGGCACCTCGACGGTCGCCGCGCTCGCCCTGACGGGCATCATCGCCTCCCCGGCCATGGCCGCCGAGCACCCCGTGATCAACGAGTTCTCGGCCGACGTCGATGGCACCGACACCGACGTCGAGTTCGTCGAGCTGCTCGGCTCGCCCGGCGATGATCTGAGCGGTCACAGCATCGTGATCGTCGAGGGCGACAGCAACACCAATCAGGGCCGGATCATCCGCGTCGACGCGGCCCCCGCGCTCGACGCGGGCGGCCGCGGCGTGCTGCGCTACCCGCTCAACGGCATCCAGAACGGCTCGGCCTCGATCCTGCTGGTCGAGGGCACGGCGACAAACGGCCAGGTCGTCGACGCCGACCGCGACGGCACGATCGACGTCGGCGTCGCCTTCACGCTCGTCGACGCGGTCGGCGTGACCGACGGCGACACCGGCGACCTCGGCTACGGCACCGTCCTCGAGCCCGACTTCGACGGCGACACCCGCACGGTGGGCGGCGCGAGCCGGCTGCCGGATGGCGCCGACACCGACGCGCCCGCCGACTGGGTGCGCAACGCCTTCAACGGCGCCGGCGTTCGCGGCGGCAGTCCCGCAGCCGGCGAGGCGTGGAACACCCCGGGCGAGGCCAACCGCGTCTTCGAGGACGACGGCGAGGAGGAGCCGCCCACCGAGACCGAGTGCATCGCCGAGGGCATCACGCTGATCGGCGCCGTCCAGGGCAACGGGGACGCGACCCCGATCAGCACGCCCGTCACCGTCGAGGGCGTCGTCACCGGCGACTTCCAGACCGGCGGATTCGACGGCTTCACGCTGCAGGACGCGGGCGACGGCGACCCTGCCACGAGCGACGGCCTGTTCGTCTACGCGCCGAACGCCGTCGACGTCGCCGAGGGCGATCTCGTGCAGGTCACCGGCACGCCCAGCGAGCACTACGGCATGACGCAGATCGCGAACGGCGCGGTCGCCGACTGCGGCGAGGGTGCACTGCCCGCGCCGGTCGAGGTGAGCCTGCCCATCGCCGACCACGAGCCGTTCGAGAACATGCTCGTGACGCTGCCGCAGTCGCTCTCGATCCTCGAGTACTTCAACTACGGCCGCTACGGCCAGGTGGTCGTCGGCACCGAGCGACAGATGCAGCCGACTGCCGTCGCAGCGCCCGGCTCGGCCGAGGCTGCAGCAGTGCGCGAGGCGAACGCCGCCGGCCGCATCACGATCGACGACGCGCGCTCCTCGCAGAACCCCGACCCCGCCATCCACCCTGGCAACCTCGCCGAGTTCACGCTGCAGAACACCTTCCGCGGCGGCGACACCATCACCGGCATCACGGGCGTGCTCGACTGGCGCTTCGACACCTGGGCGATCCAGCCCACCGAGGCCGGCGCGTACGCGGCCGTGAACGAGCGCCAGGCTGCGCCGGAGATCGAGGGCGCCACGCTCGAGGTCGCCTCGTTCAACGTGCTGAACTACTTCACCACGCTCGGCAGCCGCGGCGCGCAGACGCCCGCGGAGCTCGAACGCCAGGAGGCGAAGATCGTCACCGCCATCAACGAGCTCGACTCGGCCGTCGTCGGACTGCTCGAGATCGAGAACAACGACGGCGCCGCGCTCGACACGCTCGTGGCAGCGCTCAACGAGGCGGCCGGCGACCAGCGCTGGGCCGGCATCGACACCGGCACGATCGGCACCGACGAGATCACGACGGCGCTCATCTACCAGCCGGCGCTCGTGTCGCCGGAGGGCGCGCACGCCGTGCTCGACTCCTCGGTCGACCCGCGCTTCGACACCAGCGCGAACCGGCCTGCGCTCGCGCAGTCGTTCCGCGACCTCGCGACCGGCGGCTCCCTCACGGTCGCCGTCAACCACCTGAAGTCGAAGGGCTCGGCATGCGAGGGCGACTCCGGTGAGCCCGAGCAGGGCAACTGCAACGAAGTGCGCACGCAGGCCGCAGCGGCACTCGCCGACTGGCTCGCGACCGACCCGACGGGCGTCGAGACCGATGGCTCGCTCATCATCGGCGACCTGAACGCCTACGACCACGAGGATCCCATCACGACCCTCGAGGCCGCGGGCTGGAGCGACCTGCTCAAACTGCACCAGGGCGAGGAGGCGTACACCTACGTCTTCGACGGACAGCTCGGCTACCTCGACTACGGCCTCGCCGACGCCGAGATGCTGCCGCACGTCGTGGGCGCTGCCGCCTGGCACGCGAACTCCGACGAGGCGAGCCTCATCGACTACACGATGGAGTTCAAGCAGGATGCGCAGGATGCGCTGTGGGCGCCCGACGCCTACCGTGCGAGCGACCACGACGCGGTCGTGATCGGCATCGCGTTCGAGACTGCGCAGCCCGGCTGCGGCCACCCGGTGTTCGGCGACGACCACCCGGTGCACGGCGACGACCACCCGGGCCAGGGCTTCTGCAACGGCAACGGCGGCGGGAACGGGAACGGGAACGGGAACGGGAACGGCAACGGCAACGGCGGAGACAAGCCCGGCAAGCGGCGCTGACACCACCGGAGCAGCATCGGGCGGGGCTCGGCCAACTGGCCGGGCCCCGCCCGCCGTCTAGGCTGGCGGCATGGTCGAGACGAGCCTGCTGCTGACCGCCGATCGCGCGTTCGTCGAGGGCGTGCTGGTGCCGGATGCCTGGCTGCAGACCGAGGGCGGCATCATCACCGCGGTCGGCCAAGGCACGCCGCCGGGCACCCCCGACCTGTCGCTGACGGGCGCCACGCTCGTGCCCGGCTTCGTCGACCTGCACTGCCACGGCGCGCTGGGCTCCGCCTTCGACGACGAGTCGCCCGAGTGGGATCGCGTCGGCGCCTTCCGCACCGCGCACGGGTCGACGCGGCAGGTGGTCTCGCTCGTGACCGCGCCGCTCGAGCAGCTGCTGCCGCGCGTCGCCGCGGCCGCAGCCAGGTGCGCCGTCGACGACGCGCTGCTGGGCGTGCACCTCGAGGGCCCCTTCCTGGCCGACAGCCACCGCGGCGCGCATGACGCGAGCGCACTGCAGGCACCGACGCCGGATGCCGTCGAGCGACTGCTCGAGGCGGGCGACGGCCGCATCCTCCAGATCACCATCGCGCCCGAGCAGCCCGGCGCCCTCGACGCGATCGGCAGCTTCACGGATGCCGGCGTGCTCGTCGCGGTCGGGCACACCGGCGCCGATGCCGCGACGGTGCGCGCCGCCTTCGACGCCGGTGCCACGGTGCTGACCCACGCGTGCAACGGCATGCCCCCGATGCACCACCGCGCGCCCGGCCCGCTCGCGGCCGCGCTGCTCGACGAGCGGGTGACGCTCGAGGCGATCGCCGACGGCGAGCACGTGGCGCCCGAGATGCTCGCGCTGCTGCTGCAGGCGGCGCCCGGCCGCATCGCCCTCGTCACCGACGCCATGGCTGCCGCCGGCATGGCCGATGGCGACTACCGCATCGGCTCGCTCGACGTGCGCGTCGAGCAGGGCCTCCCGCGCCTGGCCGATGGCGGCGCGATCGCCGGCTCCACCCTCACCCTCGACCGCGCCATCCGCGTGCTGGTCGCGGCGGGCGTGCCGCTGGAGGCCGCGCTCGACGCCGCCACCAGGGCACCGGCGGATGCGGTGGCGCGCCCCGATCTCGGGCGCATCCAGCTGGGTGCACGGGCCGATCTCGTGGCGCTCGACCAGCGGCTCGAGCCGGTCGCCGTGTGGCGCGACGGCCTGCAGCACTGACGCCCTGAGGCGTCAGTCGGCCACCTCGGCGTCCTCCTCCGCGACGACATCCCAGCTGCCGAGCCGCGTGAGCCCTGCCGACTGCGCGAGCGCCACGGAGGCGAGGTTGTCGAGCTGGCAGCGATACTGCGGCTCGTAGCCGAGGCCCAGCGCATGCGCGCTCATCGCGCGCACCGTCTGCCGCGCGATCCCCTGCCCGCGGAACCGCGGCAGTGTGAGCACGCCCAGGTCTGCGAGCGCGCTGCCCGCCCACGGGTACATGCTCGCCGCGCACGCGAGCTCGTCGCCGACGAAGGCGCCGAACACGAGCCAGTGGTCGAGCTCGACGTAGGCGTCGTCGAGGTCACCCTCGCTCGCCTCGCCCTCGAAGGCAGCGAATGCCTCGGCGTCGCCCTCGGTGAGCTGGCGGATGTGCGGGGGCACGGATTCCCGCAGCAGCGGTTCGTGCTCCTCCGCCGGGAGGAAGAAGAGGTGGTCCGCGCCGTGCAGCCGCACCGTTGCGCCGGCGAGCGCCGCCGCGAGCGCAGGGCGGTCGAGCTCGCTTCCGTCGGCGAGATCCAGCGCGGCAGCCATCTCGGTGGTCAGCGCGACGACCCCTGCGCCGTCAACGGGCTCGAGCACCGACAGTCGGCGCTCGTGCGACAGCGCATCGTCGACCACGACTCGGAGCGTGCCGCTCGCGCGCGGTGCCGCCGCTGCGGGCAGGTGCGGGAGCCAGTGCTCAGTGACAGTGCTGGAGTGCATGGAGGCTTCCGATCCGGGTTGCTGCGGCGTACCGCGCCGCGCATGGCCGCGCCGGAAGCGCAGCCTTGCAGACTAGCTGAGCGGGGCTCTGACGCGCACAGGGCAGTGCGTGCCGGAGCGGCTCAGCCCAGCAGGCAGCGGCGGCGCGCGCGCTTCGGTCTCGTGACGCGTGCGGCTGCGCCGCTCGCTCCTCGACCTGCGGACTACTGGAAGTCGCGCGACCCGCGGCTCGGCACCTCGAAGCGCTCGAGCCGATCGGCCAGCAGCGCGATCACGCCCTCCTCGGTGCGCTGCAGCATGCCGCGCACGATGAGCGCCGGCGCGTGCCTGGCGACCTGCTTCTGGTTGAGCCACAGGCCCTTCGAGACGATCACGTTCAGCATCCCCGTCTCGTCCTCGAGGTTCATGAAGGTGACGCCCTGCGCCGTGCGCGGCCGCTGCCGATGCGTGACGACGCCCGCCGAGTGCACGCGCCTGCCGGGCTCCGCCTCGGCGAGCGCCGCGATCGGCAGCACCCCGCGCGCGTCGAGCATCGCCCGCGCGTGCCGCACCGGATGGTCGTCGGTCGCGACGCCGGTCGACCAGATGTCGAGCGCCACCTGCTCCTCTGCGCTCAGCATCGGCAGCAGCGGCGGCTGCAGGCTCACCTGCGTGCCCTCCAGCTGATCCTCGCGCTCGGTGGCGGCCGGCCCCGCAAGCCACAGCCCCTCGCGGCGGCTGACGCCCAGCCCGTCGAGTGCCCCGGCGGTCGCGAGCGCCTCGAGCTCGCCGCGGTCGAGGTCGGCGCGGCGGGCGAGGTCGTGGATGTCGCGCAGCGGCTGCGCGCCGCGGGCGGCGACGATGCGCTCGGCCGCAGCGCTGCCGATGCCGCTCACGCCCGCGAGCCCCATCCGCACGGCGAGTCCCGCGTCGCGGCGGTGCCGCTCGCGCATCGCGAGCGTCTCCGTCGCCCGTGCCGGCACCGCCGGCTGCTCGTGCGCCATGCACGCGTCATCGCCCGCCGGCCACTCCGCGCGGTCCGTCAACCGGCCTGCTGGTCCCCCAGCCGTCTCAGCGCCCCGACCGACCGCCTGACCGGTTGACGGACGGGCCTCGAGCCCCGCGTCGACGCCCGAGCGCACCACGTCGGGCCGCAGCGTCTCCACGCCGTGCCTGGTCGCATCCGCCACCAGTGTCTGCGCCGACCAGAACCCCATCGGCTGGCTGCGCAGCAGGCCCGCGAGGAACGCCGCCGGGTAGTGCAGCTTCAGCCAGGATGAGGCGTAGACGAGCTTGGCGAAGGCGAGCGAGTGCGACTCGGCGAAGCCGAAGCCCGCGAAGGCCTCGATCTTGCGGTAGATCGCCTCGGCCATCTCGGGCTCGATGCCGTTCGCCGCCATGCCGACGAAGAGCTTCGCCTTGAGCGCCGCGATCTTCTCCTTCGAGCGCTTCGAGCCGATCGCGCGCCGCAGCTGGTCGGCCTCGCCCGCGTCGAAGCCGCCGACCGCGACCGACATCTGCATGAGCTGCTCCTGGAAGAGCGGGATCCCGAGGGTGCGCTCGAGCACCGGCTCGAGCAGCGGGTGCGCGTAGGTGATCGGCTCCTGTCCGCTGCGACGGCGGAGGTACGGATGCACGGCGTCACCCTGGATGGGGCCGGGCCGGATGAGCGCGATCTCGATCA contains these protein-coding regions:
- a CDS encoding DivIVA domain-containing protein gives rise to the protein MLTPDDVVHRRFTTTRFGQGYDQDEVDAYLDEITVTLRGHLEGDAAAINLLADDIGGAQFTTTRFRDGYAISEVDDFLDEAAAALRAHEARS
- a CDS encoding AI-2E family transporter, with amino-acid sequence MGLFTPKRPIEIAERPLRAPWSLWADTFGRLATRALQIILVLIVVAGMVFAMTQLTVVIIPVMLALILAAAFAPVMGWMRRRGVPSVLATVLALLAIVVVLGGVVWLIVNAVRDQFGELVDQASEGFDRVVEWVTTLPFAPTDDQITGARDAVVEFLTSAQFGSGALAGVSAAASFVTGLVLMVVVLFFFLKDGPRIWEFLLRPFEGEPYARAKRIGGKTVETLGGYVRGTATVAFVDAVGIGVVLWIMQVPLALPLAVLVFLLAFIPLVGATVAGALATLVALVANDWISALIVLGAVIVVNQLEGNFLQPVVMGRSLKLHALVILIALTVGTVLGGIVGAVLSVPIAAVAWGITQVWDGDDRPARMFRQKRPEIA
- a CDS encoding LysR substrate-binding domain-containing protein gives rise to the protein MLDVRRLRLLRELRLRGTIAAVAAALAYAPSAVSQQLTALEREVGVPLTRKQGRRLALTPQGELLAQHAEHILAQLETAERAVAASLDRPIGTVRVAVFQSAALSLVPAMLRILADTAPEVRVEMVQREPETALYDTHVGDFDLVVAEQYPGHAAPQHLGLDREVLMTDALRLAVPPGSEIGSLTDAAAHPWVMEPQGAASRHFGEQQCRVAGFEPDVRFATADLQAQMRLIETGHAVGIMNDLTWVDTEVRFRALPLPGAPRREVFTAARAASSGSPAIAAVREALRGAVPAVVSGG
- a CDS encoding MFS transporter — protein: MSEPTASPEPATKPFPMAALLVLALSIFVNISIEMLPMGLVLPMSRDLGVSESAIGLLVSVFAFTVVASSTTLIRLTRRLPRHALVIGVLLIFTASCLATAIVPTYEWIIAMRIIGGLAHGVFWTVVGAYAAYLVPPAQLGRAVAITSAGGSLAFVLGLPLATLLGQAVGWRWAFAVFGVACLLAAIAVWRVLPAVDHLKDVATTETGSLALPVDHPRVSMSGMVVAVISTTLAMTGQYAFYTFISPFLVQHAQLPEEWLSPALLAYGVMGAIAVLALTIWLGGRPLAGVVACMIVMLLTMLVLAVSTVLPLTFAAVLVWGLAMGALPPLLQTRLLEATPERLLQPAMAWYTTGFNTGIGGGALLGAIAFDTLGPGSLPWVLFAGIAISLVLIALSRVRRPAAA
- the purU gene encoding formyltetrahydrofolate deformylase, which produces MSNHWILSFVCDDRPGIVHAISGAIVDCGGNITESQQFSSADTDRFFMRLQVEADAERGDFEARLAPIVERYAMQWQLDDVGRPLKALVLVSKAAHCLNDMLFRQRAGQLSVDIPLVMSNHPELGSLAAFYDVPFEHLQVTDAATKAAFERRVLEVVEAEGIELVVLARYMQILSPELCAALEGRLINIHHSFLPGFKGANPYRQAHARGVKLIGATAHFVTSDLDEGPIIEQNVVRVDHAHSPAQLVAIGQDEESRTLSRAVQWIAEDRVLLDGQRTIIFR
- a CDS encoding bifunctional proline dehydrogenase/L-glutamate gamma-semialdehyde dehydrogenase, translating into MGAAATEKHVEPKHAQQDSAAEVSQAELQELQALAPQIVEQVRTWLEQAEQIPSDSSAEQLAGVLRDPKGLDFAVSFVDGVVRPEDVHVAARTLRSIAGDAPSFLPWPMRQALKLGGGVAPLAPQIVVPIARRVLREMVGHLIIDATDARLGAAIKRIRATGARLNVNLLGEAVLGDREAKRRLDGTMALIERDDVDYVSIKVSATTAPHQAWAFDAAVGHVIERLLPLYRRAAETNTFINLDMEEYKDLEMTMAVFTRILETPGLEQYRGGIVLQAYLPDALPAMQRLQAWAAERRAKGGASVKVRLVKGANLPMERVEASIHDWPLATWHTKQDSDTHYKRVLTWALTPERIGNVELGVAGHNLFDVAFAWLLGKQRGITTGLEFEMLLGMAQGQAEVVRRDVGGLLLYTPVVHPAEFDVAIAYLIRRLEEGASRENFMSAVFELASSQPLFDREHDRFLASLDGLAAEAPGTHRVQNRADAVTPVTDDGFRNAPDTDPSLPANQAWAAGIRERSKASRLGVDAVEAATLRDAAALDAVIETGIAANESWRSLSGDARAEILHRVGHELEVRRAELMEVAASEAGKTLDQSDPEVSEAIDFAHYYAERARDLEQVDGATAVPSRLIAVTPPWNFPIAIPAGSTLAALASGASVIIKPARATARTGATMVEALWAAGVPKDVLQLVQLGERSLGDQLIGDQRIDRVILTGGFETAQAFRRIRPDLSLLAETSGKNAIIVTPSADFDLAAKDIVASAFGHAGQKCSAASLAILVGQAGSSKRLHNQLVDGVRSLEVGYPWDATSQMGPVVAPAEGKLLDGLTRLGAGEQWVVEPKQLDDEGKLWSPGLRAGVQRGSEFHLTEYFGPILGIMRVDTLEEAIALVNEVDYGLTSGIHSLDPAEIGTWLDTIEAGNLYVNRGITGAIVQRQPFGGWKRSVVGPTTKAGGPSYLMPLVDWRTAEARELAPIALPSVQVLVDAVSVLAKSADASVTASEAVALRRAAGSDQHVWATELGVARDVQQLLAERDILRHLPMPGVVIRLAEGGRIVQLARAVAAALRAGASVRVSTAIEPAPAVRAALAAAGVPVEVQGDAAFRAAAARLALGRIRYLAAEEAVAEGVRALAEAVDGRPDLAIVSHAITEAGRVEMLPFLREQAVAITAHRFGTPNQLTDALI